The Chloroflexaceae bacterium genome has a segment encoding these proteins:
- a CDS encoding CPBP family intramembrane metalloprotease, whose protein sequence is MKERMPVTPSRYAQHGLLALPLALAPVMAGVFALGARWLGAEAGYLLGFGLYWLVWCLLVPRALLGKAGFATLLRDRAPLFSRNNWLAACLWLLVTLSAVFMYAGAFLSAPPALILLAAPLATVNGVCEELLWRSLYARCFPRNPWLAIVYPAIGFALWHLAPQMVFPAGNVAGFVLATFFLGLSYGFIAYRTGSARWTAVSHSLSGALALSGYLATSLLALIEA, encoded by the coding sequence ATGAAGGAACGCATGCCGGTAACGCCGTCTCGTTACGCCCAACATGGGCTGCTGGCGTTACCGCTGGCGCTGGCGCCGGTGATGGCCGGCGTCTTTGCCCTGGGCGCCCGCTGGCTGGGCGCGGAGGCGGGCTACCTGCTCGGCTTCGGCCTGTACTGGCTGGTCTGGTGCCTGCTCGTTCCGCGCGCTCTGCTGGGTAAGGCGGGTTTCGCCACCCTCCTGCGCGACCGCGCCCCGCTCTTCAGCCGAAACAACTGGCTTGCGGCCTGCCTGTGGCTGCTCGTCACACTGAGTGCCGTTTTCATGTACGCCGGAGCATTCCTGAGCGCCCCGCCGGCCCTGATCCTGCTCGCCGCGCCGCTAGCTACGGTCAACGGCGTGTGCGAAGAACTGCTCTGGCGCAGCCTGTACGCGCGTTGTTTTCCGCGCAACCCCTGGCTGGCGATTGTGTACCCGGCGATTGGCTTTGCCCTCTGGCACCTGGCCCCGCAGATGGTCTTTCCCGCCGGCAACGTGGCCGGCTTCGTGCTCGCGACCTTCTTCCTCGGCCTGAGCTATGGCTTCATCGCCTACCGCACCGGCTCGGCCCGCTGGACGGCGGTGTCCCACAGCCTCAGCGGGGCTCTGGCCCTGAGCGGCTATCTGGCAACGAGTCTGCTGGCGCTGATCGAGGCTTGA
- a CDS encoding pentapeptide repeat-containing protein produces the protein MKLDGTYVNVSFADQNLAGVELSGKFVDVDFRGANLVGACLNGTFVDVDFTGADLSNADLRDGCFVNVKDGAEGSR, from the coding sequence ATGAAGCTTGATGGCACCTATGTCAATGTAAGCTTCGCCGATCAGAACCTGGCGGGCGTCGAGTTATCCGGGAAGTTCGTAGATGTCGACTTCAGGGGGGCGAACCTGGTGGGCGCCTGTCTCAACGGCACGTTTGTTGATGTTGACTTCACCGGGGCCGACCTGAGCAACGCGGATCTCCGCGATGGGTGCTTTGTTAATGTGAAGGATGGCGCTGAGGGGTCCAGGTGA